From the Billgrantia sulfidoxydans genome, one window contains:
- a CDS encoding calcium/sodium antiporter, translating to MLLPLLAVLAGLVLLVWSAERFVDGAAATSRRLGVSPLLVGMLVIGFGTSAPELMVSSLAAGQGNPGLALGNGYGSNIANIGLILGLVAVVSPLAVHSSVVRRELPILVAVTLLSALLLWGGMIGRLEGSLLLVLLAAMVGYSIWQARRSGSDPLADETEESLQAHPMSLRTGIIWTFVGLLLLVLSSRVLVWGAVEIAVAFGVSDLIIGLTIVAVGTSLPELASSFSALRKGEHDLVVGNVVGSNLFNTLGVVGLAAVIHPIEAATEVLMRDWTLMTVMTLLMTVFAIGWKGRPGRINRLEGAMLLALFVGYTVFMVHLVLRSAGAF from the coding sequence TTGTTACTACCCCTATTGGCCGTGCTGGCCGGTCTCGTGCTGTTGGTCTGGAGTGCCGAACGCTTCGTCGACGGAGCGGCGGCGACATCAAGGCGGCTGGGCGTATCGCCATTGCTGGTCGGCATGCTGGTGATCGGCTTCGGCACCTCGGCGCCCGAGCTGATGGTCTCCTCGCTGGCGGCGGGGCAAGGCAACCCGGGCCTGGCGCTGGGGAACGGCTACGGCTCCAACATCGCCAACATCGGCTTGATCCTGGGGCTGGTGGCAGTTGTTTCGCCGCTGGCGGTGCACTCCAGCGTGGTGCGGCGCGAGCTGCCGATTCTGGTCGCCGTTACGCTCTTGTCGGCGCTGCTGCTGTGGGGCGGGATGATCGGCCGGCTCGAAGGCAGCCTGCTGCTCGTGCTGCTGGCGGCCATGGTCGGCTACAGCATCTGGCAGGCCCGGCGCAGCGGCTCCGACCCGCTGGCCGACGAGACCGAGGAGAGCCTGCAGGCGCACCCCATGTCGCTGCGCACCGGGATCATCTGGACCTTCGTCGGCCTGCTGCTGCTGGTGCTGAGTTCGCGGGTGCTGGTATGGGGGGCGGTGGAGATCGCCGTCGCCTTCGGGGTCAGCGACCTGATCATCGGGCTGACCATCGTTGCCGTCGGCACCTCGCTGCCGGAGCTGGCGTCCTCCTTCAGCGCCCTGCGCAAGGGAGAACACGACCTGGTGGTGGGCAACGTGGTCGGCTCCAACCTGTTCAACACGCTGGGCGTGGTGGGCCTGGCCGCGGTGATTCATCCGATCGAGGCGGCCACCGAAGTACTGATGCGCGATTGGACCCTGATGACCGTCATGACGCTGTTGATGACGGTCTTCGCGATCGGCTGGAAGGGGCGCCCCGGGCGGATCAACCGGCTCGAGGGGGCAATGCTGCTGGCGCTGTTCGTCGGTTATACCGTTTTCATGGTGCACCTGGTCCTGCGCAGCGCCGGGGCCTTCTAG
- a CDS encoding cytochrome ubiquinol oxidase subunit I, which yields MELDPVLLSRLQFAFVVSFHAIFPVFTIGLASYLAVLHGLFYKTRNPAWDRLAQLWTRVFAVAFGMGVVSGIVMSFQFGTNWSNFSQASANFIGPLLSYEVVTAFFLEAAFLGVLLFGRGRVPQGVHLFAAVMVALGTFISTFWILAANSWMHTPAGVELVEGTFRVTSWSEAIFNPSFPFRLAHMAMASFITGGFVVAGVSAWYLLIGRDVEANRKALSMCLWMLLVLTPTQALVGDFHGLNTFEHQPVKLSAMEGNWETRRGAPFLVFALPDQEAQQNRFEIGIPYAASLILTHELDGEIPGIVEAPPEEQPPVAIVFWAFRVMVGLGLLMIAVSLVGLYLRRGGRVYHSRPYLQTLRLMSVTPFVAVLAGWITTESGRAPWLVYGMMTHAEGVTPSLTGGMALFTLLGYVAVYGVIFYAGTYYLTRVIRYGMQPKDEEVVVDDFETPKRPWSATHTPFDDDPSREGA from the coding sequence ATGGAGCTTGATCCCGTATTGCTTTCGCGACTGCAGTTCGCCTTCGTCGTCTCCTTCCACGCCATCTTCCCGGTCTTCACCATCGGCCTGGCGTCCTATCTCGCCGTGCTCCATGGGCTCTTCTACAAGACGCGCAATCCCGCCTGGGACCGCCTGGCGCAGCTGTGGACCCGGGTCTTCGCGGTGGCCTTCGGCATGGGGGTGGTGTCCGGCATCGTGATGTCCTTCCAGTTCGGCACCAACTGGAGCAACTTTTCCCAGGCCAGCGCCAATTTCATCGGGCCGCTGCTGAGCTACGAGGTGGTCACCGCCTTCTTCCTCGAGGCGGCCTTCCTCGGCGTGCTGCTGTTCGGCCGCGGCCGGGTGCCCCAGGGGGTCCACCTGTTCGCCGCCGTCATGGTCGCCCTCGGCACCTTCATCTCCACGTTCTGGATCCTGGCCGCCAACAGCTGGATGCACACCCCGGCCGGGGTCGAGCTGGTGGAAGGCACCTTCCGGGTCACGTCATGGAGCGAGGCGATCTTCAACCCCTCGTTCCCGTTCCGCCTGGCCCACATGGCCATGGCCTCGTTCATCACCGGCGGCTTCGTGGTGGCCGGGGTGAGCGCCTGGTACCTGCTGATCGGGCGCGACGTCGAGGCCAACCGCAAGGCGCTGTCGATGTGCCTGTGGATGCTGCTCGTGCTGACGCCGACCCAGGCGCTGGTGGGCGACTTCCACGGCCTCAACACCTTCGAGCACCAGCCGGTCAAGCTCTCCGCCATGGAGGGCAACTGGGAGACCCGGCGCGGTGCGCCGTTCCTGGTCTTCGCCCTGCCGGACCAGGAGGCGCAGCAGAACCGCTTCGAGATCGGCATCCCCTATGCGGCGAGCCTGATCCTGACCCACGAGCTCGACGGTGAGATCCCCGGGATCGTCGAGGCGCCGCCCGAGGAGCAGCCTCCGGTGGCCATCGTGTTCTGGGCGTTTCGCGTGATGGTCGGTCTCGGCCTGCTGATGATCGCCGTGTCGCTGGTGGGGCTCTACCTGCGCCGCGGCGGGCGGGTCTACCATTCGCGACCGTACCTGCAGACGCTACGGCTGATGTCCGTCACGCCGTTCGTCGCGGTGCTCGCCGGCTGGATCACCACGGAGTCGGGACGCGCGCCGTGGCTGGTCTACGGCATGATGACCCACGCGGAGGGCGTCACGCCGTCGCTGACCGGCGGCATGGCGCTGTTCACCCTGCTCGGCTACGTGGCGGTCTACGGCGTGATCTTCTACGCCGGGACCTACTATCTCACCCGTGTGATCCGCTACGGCATGCAGCCGAAGGACGAGGAGGTGGTGGTCGACGACTTCGAGACCCCCAAGCGGCCTTGGTCGGCGACCCATACCCCGTTCGATGACGATCCGTCCAGGGAAGGAGCCTGA
- the cydB gene encoding cytochrome d ubiquinol oxidase subunit II, with product MEMFDLSLIWALIIGFGIMMYVLMDGFDLGLGILFPFAPDEDARDVMMNSVAPVWDGNETWLVLGGAGLLAAFPLVYSVFLPALYIGVFLMLAGLVFRGVAFELRFKSRRDRRGRRLWNLAFSGGSAVAAFAQGAVVGTYIQGFATENRVYVGGPFDWLTPFTVLTGIGIMIGYALLGTTWLILKSEGYIQRWAYRLTTPLLLAVLVIFAIISIWTPLVNDVVWERWFGHLHVIWVLPALTLLCMFTVYWASRRGYEVLPFIATLGTFLFTYLGLVVSKWPWIVPPNYTIWDAASAPESQLFLLIGVLFVLPFVLVYTFWSYWVFRGKVRAGEGYH from the coding sequence ATGGAAATGTTCGACCTGTCGCTGATCTGGGCGCTGATCATCGGCTTCGGCATCATGATGTACGTGCTGATGGACGGCTTCGACCTGGGGCTCGGCATCCTGTTTCCGTTCGCCCCGGATGAGGACGCCCGCGACGTGATGATGAACTCCGTCGCCCCGGTGTGGGACGGCAACGAGACCTGGCTGGTACTCGGCGGCGCGGGGCTGCTGGCGGCCTTCCCGCTGGTCTACTCGGTGTTCCTGCCGGCGCTGTACATCGGCGTGTTCCTGATGCTGGCGGGGCTGGTGTTCCGCGGCGTGGCCTTCGAGCTGCGCTTCAAGTCGCGCCGCGATCGGCGCGGCCGGCGGCTGTGGAACCTCGCCTTCAGCGGCGGTTCCGCGGTGGCGGCCTTCGCCCAGGGCGCCGTGGTGGGTACCTACATCCAGGGTTTCGCCACCGAGAACCGGGTCTACGTGGGCGGTCCGTTCGACTGGCTGACGCCGTTCACGGTGCTCACCGGCATCGGCATCATGATCGGCTACGCGCTGCTCGGTACCACCTGGCTGATCCTCAAGTCGGAAGGTTACATCCAGCGGTGGGCCTACCGGTTGACCACGCCGCTGCTGCTGGCCGTGCTCGTCATCTTCGCCATCATCAGCATCTGGACGCCGCTGGTGAACGACGTCGTGTGGGAGCGTTGGTTCGGCCACCTGCATGTGATCTGGGTGCTGCCGGCGCTGACGCTGCTGTGCATGTTCACCGTGTACTGGGCGTCGCGCCGGGGCTACGAAGTGCTGCCGTTCATTGCCACGCTGGGTACCTTCCTGTTCACCTACCTGGGGCTGGTGGTGAGCAAGTGGCCGTGGATCGTACCGCCCAACTACACCATCTGGGACGCGGCCTCGGCGCCGGAATCACAGCTCTTTCTGCTGATCGGCGTGCTCTTCGTGCTGCCCTTCGTGCTGGTCTATACCTTCTGGTCCTACTGGGTATTTCGCGGCAAGGTGCGGGCCGGCGAAGGCTACCACTGA
- the cydD gene encoding thiol reductant ABC exporter subunit CydD: MNSDARSDLTPRRWLAAHAAAQRRWLGLAALAGIAVGALTVVQMTLLAWIVSRLLVAGDSLAALTWAFVALVAALLARALCQWGQEAAGQEASLNIRQSVRDELLEHLDAMGPVRAGARHSASLASQLIEQVEAFDGYFARFLPQLRLSVAIPLLILVVVLWLDWLAALFLLLAAPLIPLFMALVGMGAERLNREQFAAVTRLAGHFLDRVRGIATLQLFHQTREAGAEVHAAADRYRRLSMRTLRVAFLSSAVLEFFASVSIAVVAIYVGFGLLGYIEFGPAEDLTLFSGLLVLLLAPEFFQPLRSLAQHYHDRAAALGAADGMLALLAEPVRRADGGAALPSSDERLVALEGVTLSHPGRGQVLGPLSVAVAAGETLVIAGPSGAGKSALLQLLAGFVAPDEGERCAQATLRIAWMDQRPVLIHGSLADNLRLAAPDASEAELQQALERAGLAELVAALPKGIDTGLGERGSGLSGGQAQRLALARVFLSNADLVLLDEPTASLDAESEARVVESLRRLAEEGRALVIATHHPALMALASRRLELDGGAVKAQATGVRLHE, from the coding sequence ATGAATTCCGACGCACGTTCGGACCTCACGCCGAGACGCTGGCTGGCGGCTCATGCCGCCGCCCAGCGCCGCTGGCTCGGCCTGGCCGCCCTGGCCGGGATTGCCGTCGGCGCGCTGACGGTGGTTCAGATGACTCTGCTGGCCTGGATCGTCAGCCGCCTGCTGGTCGCTGGCGATTCCCTGGCCGCGCTGACCTGGGCCTTCGTCGCGCTGGTCGCCGCACTGCTGGCCAGGGCGCTGTGCCAGTGGGGGCAGGAGGCGGCCGGCCAGGAGGCCAGCCTGAACATTCGTCAGTCGGTGCGTGACGAGCTGTTGGAGCATCTTGACGCGATGGGGCCGGTGCGGGCCGGCGCCCGCCATTCGGCGAGCCTGGCCAGCCAGTTGATCGAGCAGGTCGAGGCGTTCGACGGCTACTTCGCCCGCTTCCTGCCGCAGCTGCGGCTGAGCGTGGCCATCCCGTTGCTGATTCTCGTCGTGGTGCTCTGGCTCGACTGGCTGGCGGCCCTGTTCCTGCTGCTGGCGGCCCCCTTGATCCCGCTGTTCATGGCGCTGGTGGGCATGGGGGCGGAGCGCCTCAACCGCGAACAGTTCGCCGCCGTCACTCGCCTCGCGGGCCACTTCCTCGATCGCGTGCGGGGCATCGCCACGCTGCAGCTCTTCCATCAGACCCGCGAAGCCGGCGCGGAAGTCCATGCGGCCGCGGACCGCTATCGGCGCCTGAGCATGCGCACGCTGCGGGTGGCGTTCCTCTCCTCGGCGGTGCTCGAGTTCTTCGCCTCGGTGTCGATCGCCGTCGTCGCCATCTATGTGGGCTTCGGCCTGCTCGGCTATATCGAATTCGGCCCGGCGGAGGACCTCACGCTGTTCAGCGGCCTGCTGGTATTGCTGCTGGCACCGGAATTCTTCCAGCCGCTGCGCAGCCTGGCGCAGCACTATCACGACCGTGCCGCGGCGCTGGGAGCCGCCGACGGCATGCTGGCGCTGCTCGCCGAGCCGGTGCGCCGGGCCGACGGCGGTGCAGCGCTGCCGTCGTCCGATGAGCGGCTGGTGGCCCTGGAAGGCGTGACCCTGTCGCACCCGGGGCGCGGCCAGGTGCTGGGGCCGCTCAGTGTCGCGGTGGCCGCCGGCGAGACGCTGGTGATCGCGGGGCCCTCGGGGGCGGGCAAGTCGGCCTTGCTGCAGCTGCTGGCGGGCTTCGTGGCCCCCGACGAGGGCGAGCGCTGCGCTCAGGCGACGTTGAGGATCGCCTGGATGGATCAGCGCCCGGTGCTGATCCACGGCAGCCTGGCCGACAACCTTCGCCTGGCCGCGCCCGATGCGAGCGAGGCCGAACTGCAGCAGGCGCTCGAACGGGCCGGGCTGGCCGAGCTGGTGGCTGCGCTGCCTAAGGGGATCGATACCGGTCTGGGCGAGCGGGGTTCCGGCCTGTCGGGCGGCCAGGCGCAGCGCCTGGCGCTGGCGCGCGTGTTCCTCTCGAACGCCGACCTGGTGCTGCTCGACGAGCCCACCGCGAGCCTGGATGCGGAAAGCGAAGCGCGGGTCGTCGAATCGCTGCGCCGGCTGGCCGAGGAGGGCCGGGCGCTGGTTATCGCCACCCATCACCCCGCCCTGATGGCCTTGGCGAGTCGGCGGCTCGAACTCGACGGAGGCGCCGTCAAGGCCCAGGCAACGGGAGTGCGTCTCCATGAGTGA
- the cydC gene encoding thiol reductant ABC exporter subunit CydC, which produces MSESLKATLSPWLRLLARRPRRLVIGILLLTATLFSAVGLLALSGWFIAASALTGIALSMGLAASLDVYVPGGGIRFFAVSRTVARYLERLYNHDTVLRLLADLRVRLFAAMARLDDRSLARQRASDWLNRLTADIDTLDSLYLRLLAPPLVALAAVLLLAAFLALWVPPVGVALLALLLPAWAWLTVGQAWLGMAASRRQVGHLQRLRSQAIEYLTGLAELEAYGSRAWHRRGLRQREQALCRDQRRVGRVAGFGIALGNLAVGLGMVAALWLAALAWQRGAISGAVMVMMPLAVLAIGEALALLPAPFTQLGATRGAAERLNAVERASVGGYEKGDASLPGGPLAVRLEDVGLHYPGALTPALREIQLELRPGERLALTGASGAGKSSVAALLTRRLPPDHGSILLGGVPLAQVAERDLRERVAMLGQRIDLLQDSLATNLRLAAPDADDDRLWQALAWVELQEWAASLPHGLATAVGEGGRALSGGQARRLALARLWLRDPGLVILDEPFTGLDAATVARLSRRMDEWLRGRSVLYLVHQLDGGAFDPPGITLVGHLEQGRLTVCAKPGYPSG; this is translated from the coding sequence ATGAGTGAGTCGCTGAAAGCCACGCTGTCCCCTTGGCTGCGTTTGCTTGCGCGTCGCCCGCGGCGGCTCGTGATCGGCATCCTGCTGCTGACGGCGACGCTGTTCTCGGCGGTGGGGCTGTTGGCGCTATCGGGCTGGTTCATCGCCGCCAGCGCGCTCACCGGCATTGCCTTGTCGATGGGCCTCGCGGCCAGTCTCGACGTCTACGTACCTGGCGGTGGGATACGCTTCTTCGCCGTCAGCCGGACCGTGGCGCGCTATCTCGAGCGACTCTACAACCACGACACCGTGCTGCGCCTGCTGGCCGACCTGCGCGTTCGGCTGTTCGCCGCCATGGCCAGGCTCGACGACCGCAGCCTGGCCCGGCAGCGTGCCAGCGACTGGCTCAACCGGCTGACCGCCGACATCGACACCCTCGACAGCCTCTACCTGCGCCTGCTGGCGCCGCCGCTGGTGGCGCTGGCAGCGGTGCTGCTGCTGGCCGCCTTCCTGGCGCTGTGGGTCCCGCCCGTGGGGGTGGCCCTGCTGGCGCTACTGCTGCCCGCCTGGGCCTGGCTGACGGTTGGCCAGGCGTGGCTGGGCATGGCCGCGAGCCGGCGCCAGGTGGGCCATCTTCAGCGCCTGCGTAGCCAGGCCATCGAGTACCTGACCGGGCTGGCGGAGCTGGAGGCTTACGGCAGCCGGGCCTGGCATCGGCGCGGGCTGCGCCAGCGCGAGCAGGCGCTGTGCCGGGACCAGCGTCGCGTCGGCAGGGTCGCCGGCTTCGGCATTGCCTTGGGGAACCTGGCGGTCGGGCTGGGCATGGTGGCGGCGCTGTGGCTGGCAGCCTTGGCCTGGCAGCGGGGCGCCATCAGCGGTGCCGTGATGGTCATGATGCCGCTGGCGGTGCTCGCCATCGGCGAGGCGCTGGCACTGCTGCCGGCGCCCTTCACCCAGCTGGGCGCGACCCGCGGGGCCGCCGAGCGGCTCAACGCGGTGGAGCGGGCAAGCGTGGGCGGCTACGAGAAGGGAGACGCCAGTCTGCCTGGCGGCCCGTTGGCGGTACGCCTGGAAGACGTCGGGCTGCATTATCCCGGTGCGCTCACGCCCGCGCTGCGGGAGATCCAGCTCGAGCTGAGGCCCGGCGAGCGGCTGGCCCTGACCGGCGCCTCCGGCGCGGGCAAGAGCAGTGTGGCGGCCCTGCTGACCCGGCGCCTGCCGCCCGACCATGGAAGCATCCTGCTAGGCGGCGTGCCCCTCGCTCAGGTCGCGGAGCGCGATCTGCGCGAGCGTGTCGCGATGCTCGGCCAGCGTATCGATCTGCTGCAGGACAGCCTGGCCACCAACCTGCGGCTGGCGGCACCGGATGCCGACGACGACCGGCTCTGGCAGGCCCTGGCCTGGGTCGAGCTGCAGGAATGGGCGGCGAGCCTGCCGCACGGCTTGGCTACCGCGGTGGGCGAAGGCGGGCGGGCGCTCTCCGGCGGCCAGGCGCGCCGCCTGGCGCTGGCCCGGCTGTGGCTGCGCGACCCCGGGCTGGTGATCCTCGACGAGCCCTTCACCGGCCTGGATGCCGCCACCGTGGCGCGGCTGTCGCGACGCATGGACGAGTGGCTGCGCGGCCGCAGCGTGCTCTACCTGGTGCACCAGCTCGATGGCGGGGCTTTCGATCCTCCCGGGATCACCCTGGTCGGGCATCTCGAGCAGGGTAGATTGACCGTTTGCGCAAAACCCGGGTATCCATCAGGATAA
- a CDS encoding adenosine deaminase gives MRDFLKRLPKAELHLHIEGSLEPELMLALARRNGVALPFDSVEAVRAAYDFDDLPSFLDLYYQGMSVLKRAEDFHDLAMDYFRRAHAEGVVHVEMHFDPQAHLARGVELDVVMEGLSLARREAERELGMSTALIMAFLRDRPAEEAMKVLESAAPYWEMLDAVGLDSAERGHPPSKFTEVFQRAKMLGIPRVAHAGEEGPADYIREALDLLDVCRIDHGVRCLEDPELVARLRDEGVVLTVCPLSNVRLKVVERMEEHPLPRLLDAGLRLTLNSDDPAYFGGGMLDNFMVCHEAFGWSRETFIQLAGTAIESAFVSDTRRLELHRQLAESV, from the coding sequence ATGCGCGATTTCCTGAAGCGGCTGCCGAAGGCCGAACTCCACCTGCATATCGAGGGCTCGCTGGAACCGGAGCTGATGCTCGCTCTGGCCAGGCGCAACGGCGTCGCGCTGCCCTTCGACTCGGTTGAAGCGGTGCGGGCCGCCTATGACTTCGACGATCTCCCCTCGTTTCTCGACCTCTATTACCAGGGCATGAGCGTGCTCAAGCGAGCCGAGGACTTCCACGACCTGGCGATGGACTACTTCCGTCGCGCCCATGCCGAGGGCGTGGTGCACGTCGAGATGCACTTCGACCCCCAGGCCCACCTGGCCCGAGGCGTCGAGCTCGACGTCGTCATGGAGGGGCTCAGCCTGGCCCGCCGCGAAGCCGAGCGCGAACTGGGCATGTCCACGGCGCTGATCATGGCCTTCCTGCGCGATCGTCCCGCCGAGGAGGCGATGAAGGTGCTGGAGAGCGCCGCGCCATACTGGGAGATGCTCGATGCCGTGGGGCTCGACAGCGCCGAGCGTGGCCATCCGCCCTCCAAGTTCACCGAGGTCTTCCAGCGCGCGAAGATGCTGGGCATTCCCCGGGTCGCCCATGCCGGCGAGGAGGGGCCTGCCGACTACATCCGCGAGGCCCTCGACCTGCTCGACGTGTGTCGCATCGACCACGGCGTGCGCTGCCTGGAGGATCCCGAGCTGGTCGCCCGGCTGCGCGACGAGGGCGTGGTGCTCACCGTCTGCCCGCTCTCCAACGTGCGCCTCAAGGTGGTGGAGCGAATGGAGGAGCACCCGTTACCCCGGCTGCTCGATGCCGGCCTGAGGCTCACCCTCAATTCGGACGATCCGGCCTATTTCGGTGGCGGCATGCTGGATAACTTCATGGTTTGCCACGAGGCGTTCGGCTGGTCGCGCGAGACCTTCATCCAGCTCGCCGGCACCGCCATCGAGTCCGCCTTCGTGAGCGACACACGCCGGCTGGAGTTGCATCGGCAACTGGCCGAGAGCGTCTGA
- a CDS encoding NCS2 family permease, translating into MEPTSSLADRTEDQSPARASGQGNWLDTYFGASRRGSSVKTEILAGIATFLASMYIIVVNPAILSDAGIPFSAALSATVLISFMSSLAMGLYARNPILVAPGMGMNALFTYTLVLGAGLSWEVALGCVFWSGVLFATLAMFNVREAIIEAIPPSLRYAITCGIGLFITFIGFKNAGFIVGSDATLVTLGSMDASLITFFIGMMATAILVIMRFNGALILGIALTTLLATPMGRLWGGDVVVEWSGLAAWPDFSAVMKVDIWGALKVAYLPFIFVMLFTNFFDALSCFMALSESADLKDKNGNPRNLKRSMTVDAFASMIAAPLGTSAAQTFIESGAGVAQGGRTGLVAVTIAFLFLPFLFLSPLLSLVPGIATAPALVLVGLFMLAPISKIDWSRFEQAFPAFLAIILMPLTYSITLGIAFGFLSFVLIKLATGKLYEIKPAMWVSAALSVVMLVTTQ; encoded by the coding sequence ATGGAACCGACCTCCTCCCTGGCCGATAGAACAGAAGACCAGTCCCCCGCGAGGGCCTCGGGTCAAGGCAACTGGCTGGACACCTACTTCGGCGCGAGCCGACGCGGCTCCAGCGTCAAGACAGAGATTCTGGCCGGTATCGCCACCTTCCTGGCTTCGATGTACATCATCGTGGTCAACCCGGCGATTCTCTCCGATGCCGGCATTCCCTTCTCGGCGGCGCTCTCAGCCACCGTGCTGATCAGTTTCATGAGCAGCCTGGCCATGGGCCTGTATGCCCGCAACCCGATCCTGGTGGCGCCGGGCATGGGCATGAACGCGCTGTTCACCTATACCCTGGTGCTGGGTGCCGGCCTGTCGTGGGAGGTGGCGCTGGGCTGCGTGTTCTGGTCCGGCGTGCTGTTCGCCACCCTGGCCATGTTCAACGTGCGCGAGGCGATCATCGAGGCCATTCCGCCCTCGTTGCGCTATGCCATCACTTGCGGCATCGGCCTGTTCATCACCTTCATCGGCTTTAAGAACGCCGGTTTCATCGTCGGTAGCGACGCCACCCTGGTCACGCTCGGCAGCATGGACGCCTCGCTGATCACCTTCTTCATCGGCATGATGGCCACCGCCATCCTGGTGATCATGCGCTTCAACGGCGCGCTGATCCTGGGCATCGCCCTGACCACCCTGCTGGCGACGCCCATGGGGCGCCTGTGGGGCGGCGATGTGGTGGTGGAGTGGAGCGGCCTGGCCGCCTGGCCGGACTTCAGCGCGGTAATGAAGGTGGATATCTGGGGCGCGCTCAAGGTCGCCTACCTGCCGTTCATCTTCGTCATGCTGTTCACCAACTTCTTCGACGCGCTCTCCTGCTTCATGGCGCTCTCGGAGTCGGCCGACCTCAAGGACAAGAACGGCAACCCGCGTAACCTCAAGCGTTCGATGACCGTGGATGCCTTCGCCTCGATGATCGCCGCGCCGCTCGGCACCAGCGCCGCGCAGACCTTCATCGAGTCCGGCGCCGGCGTGGCCCAGGGCGGCCGTACCGGGCTGGTGGCGGTGACCATCGCCTTCCTGTTCCTGCCGTTCCTGTTCCTCTCGCCGCTGCTGTCGCTGGTGCCCGGTATCGCCACGGCGCCGGCGCTGGTGCTGGTCGGGCTGTTCATGCTGGCGCCGATCAGCAAGATCGACTGGTCGCGGTTCGAGCAGGCCTTCCCCGCCTTCCTCGCCATCATCCTGATGCCGCTGACCTACTCGATCACGCTGGGCATCGCCTTCGGTTTCCTGAGCTTCGTGCTGATCAAGCTCGCTACCGGCAAGCTCTACGAGATCAAGCCGGCGATGTGGGTCTCCGCCGCGCTCAGCGTGGTGATGCTCGTAACCACCCAGTAA
- a CDS encoding VOC family protein, whose translation MHANIARYGMILNTERFDECVAFYRDLFGLRQLFEKDEDGFRLNCFEFGDGYLMIEQGGKAKDGVKSPGEGSFKLRFNVEDLEEALAEIRAWGIQAVITESAWGRTINISDPDGNRVGVREEAGFVRQINA comes from the coding sequence ATGCACGCGAATATAGCCCGCTACGGAATGATTTTGAACACGGAAAGGTTTGACGAGTGCGTGGCATTCTATCGAGATCTGTTTGGGTTGCGTCAGCTTTTCGAAAAGGACGAAGACGGTTTTAGGCTTAATTGCTTCGAGTTCGGCGATGGCTATTTGATGATCGAGCAAGGAGGCAAAGCGAAGGATGGCGTTAAGTCACCTGGAGAAGGTAGCTTCAAACTGCGCTTCAATGTCGAAGACCTAGAGGAGGCCTTGGCGGAAATTAGAGCGTGGGGTATCCAGGCAGTCATCACAGAAAGTGCTTGGGGAAGGACGATCAATATCAGCGATCCCGATGGAAACCGAGTCGGTGTCAGAGAGGAAGCTGGCTTTGTTCGCCAGATCAATGCTTAA
- a CDS encoding histidine phosphatase family protein encodes MDIFLLRHAETESNRAGSLASGSEDALTEYGHRQAQAIVDGLMELDIEAILCSPYARALDTVEPFAQAASLPVVVHPCLAEGQLVLDNAISYEDPVYISHRSGHLHPKENEQAGAFLRRALEAKELIFAQPVSKILVVTHGHMIRELINIFLALPVKTRFPHDNCGLSLVSVGEVNTVGFLNRAMSSTEYMHRRP; translated from the coding sequence ATGGACATATTTCTGTTGAGACATGCTGAAACAGAATCAAACCGGGCTGGCTCACTTGCTTCGGGGAGTGAGGATGCTTTGACAGAGTACGGTCATCGGCAAGCCCAAGCGATTGTCGACGGTCTAATGGAATTGGACATAGAGGCTATTCTTTGCTCTCCCTATGCTAGGGCTTTGGACACGGTTGAGCCTTTCGCGCAAGCCGCGTCGCTCCCCGTCGTGGTCCATCCCTGTCTAGCCGAAGGTCAACTGGTTCTCGATAACGCAATCTCTTACGAAGATCCCGTTTACATATCGCACAGATCCGGTCATCTTCACCCAAAGGAAAATGAACAGGCCGGTGCATTTCTGAGGCGGGCCTTGGAAGCGAAAGAGTTAATATTCGCTCAACCTGTATCTAAAATTCTCGTAGTGACTCACGGGCACATGATTCGCGAGTTGATAAATATTTTTTTGGCTTTGCCAGTAAAAACACGATTTCCTCACGACAACTGCGGTCTAAGCCTTGTTTCTGTAGGGGAAGTAAATACAGTAGGCTTTCTTAATCGTGCTATGTCCTCTACCGAATACATGCACCGGAGGCCATAA